From one Candidatus Zixiibacteriota bacterium genomic stretch:
- a CDS encoding SDR family oxidoreductase — MKNGLITGASRGIGREVALRVASQGYNLMLQGRDVDALAESCRMVEVNGGKATPVVADLSDLRGVDTLVNDVTAVPLHLLVNNAGVAHVKPFEEITSQEWQETLAVNVTAPFVLVKKLFPVMVEGACIVNILSIAAKTGFANWSSYSMSKFALEGMMQSIREELRPRNIRVINIYPSATATGLWKRVPGEWPEKKMLHPKEVAEAVAFAIERPSKVLVENISVGDITGTL, encoded by the coding sequence ATGAAAAACGGACTCATTACAGGCGCCAGTCGGGGTATTGGACGTGAAGTCGCTCTGAGAGTCGCGAGCCAGGGCTATAATCTCATGCTTCAGGGCAGAGACGTCGACGCCCTGGCCGAAAGTTGCCGGATGGTTGAGGTAAACGGTGGGAAAGCAACGCCTGTGGTGGCTGATCTGTCCGACCTGCGAGGCGTAGACACGTTGGTGAACGATGTCACTGCTGTGCCGCTCCACTTACTGGTGAATAATGCAGGAGTGGCGCATGTGAAGCCATTTGAAGAGATTACATCGCAGGAATGGCAGGAGACACTGGCTGTCAACGTTACCGCTCCTTTTGTGCTGGTCAAGAAATTGTTTCCGGTGATGGTTGAAGGCGCCTGTATCGTTAATATTCTGTCCATTGCGGCAAAGACCGGATTCGCCAACTGGAGCAGCTACAGTATGAGTAAGTTCGCGCTCGAAGGGATGATGCAGAGCATTCGCGAGGAGCTGCGTCCCCGCAATATCCGGGTCATCAACATTTACCCCAGCGCCACCGCTACCGGATTGTGGAAGAGGGTCCCGGGCGAATGGCCGGAAAAGAAGATGCTTCACCCGAAAGAAGTGGCCGAGGCGGTGGCCTTTGCCATCGAACGACCGTCAAAAGTCCTCGTGGAAAACATATCGGTCGGTGATATCACCGGTACGCTTTAG